The following proteins are co-located in the Carassius auratus strain Wakin chromosome 7, ASM336829v1, whole genome shotgun sequence genome:
- the LOC113106587 gene encoding uncharacterized protein LOC113106587, giving the protein MTKPKFRPCPSCQVRQQANRKTCSACFATLPSKRLLKTAKINDDWGQRVIKNKNASRVVASAQIAVQKLSALGYMPILFISQRHKGTGKLMADVVTHLPPTQNNTRFLTSMKRAYDFMIKLDDVSQPQQDQPLDQLIPQDHQLITLEVCPIVSQAQQHVELLPPRKRQTPPSSPGQDRQAPPSIQPQLKKRQTTGTGATQAPPSTLAKKKKTKSCKCSRQTIYPYDKILERRMNGGKAAEVKVRWLPCSSCGRVWEDTWEPASKFA; this is encoded by the exons ATGACAAAGCCAAAATTCAGGCCTTGCCCAAGCTGCCAGGTCCGTCAGCAGGCTAACCGCAAAACCTGCAGTGCTTGTTTTGCCACACTGCCAAGCAAGCGGTTATTGAAAACTGCAAAAATTAATGATGACTGGGGCCAGAGggtcatcaaaaacaaaaatgcatctcGGGTGGTGGCCTCTGCCCAAATAGCT GTCCAAAAACTTTCTGCCTTGGGCTATATGCCCATATTATTTATCAGCCAGAGGCACAAGGGCACAGGAAAATTGATGGCAGATGTAGTAACGCATCTGCCACCGACGCAGAACAACACACGTTTCTTAACCAGCATGAAGAGGGCATATGACTTCATGATCAAACTGGATG ATGTGTcccagccccagcaagaccagcccctagACCAGCTAATCCCACAAGACCACCAACTGATTACACTTGAAGTATGTCCAATCGTCTCTCAGGCTCAGCAGCATGTGGAGCTTCTACCACCAAGGAAAAGACAAA CCCCACCATCCAGCCCAGGCCAAGACAGACAAGCCCCACCATCCATCCAACCTCAACTAAAGAAAAGACAAA CCACAGGTACAGGAGCCACACAAGCCCCACCCTCGACCCTGgccaaaaagaagaaaacaaaaa GTTGCAAATGCAGTCGACAGACAATTTATCCATATGATAAAATATTGGAAAGACGGATGAATGGG GGGAAGGCAGCAGAGGTGAAAGTGCGTTGGCTACCTTGCTCTTCCTG TGGCAGAGTCTGGGAGGACACCTGGGAGCCGGCCAGCAAATTCGCCTGA
- the LOC113106585 gene encoding uncharacterized protein LOC113106585, which produces MSDPEMDCLLNEMSDLVDQAEHQAHLQQLISMHQEAEPSTSQPSTRNPSTSQPSNSKQDVRWIKRDSDGNIIYSRPRSSRKQAGPSHSQSRKTGVSHIRAPETSAEMTSDFLSITAESFLQELKSSLFEDMHEDETALQASTDWLTRKSLISGWWEKERPRLVNTMVARQHVAKRICQHCGNGPAVIRCCDCRPHPFLCGQCDVRVHRGHVFHNRDSMTHAFFNPLPPTTCVVERVLTQCERLVPLEMPETICGCQRVSSSVIAGQSIVVVTMNGRYDLRLPQIRCKACEATWSPGVDDLIRNDYWPATSHYSTVYATDVLFSFEELKMAAPGISSQAFLRMLDQRTVRFGRNGNITADSFRKSFLEWEAVRFEVDKLCQEDHFNCPACSPDMLAVSVDGNRKHYRFKSAARSEEKAIFDGVFIANDDDVARFVDYVHTSTSHVSGRGVCGGQWSAARETSQKSSGKTDEEGLELAVCRHGVLLRALNMFRGEIFAYPLYLQKQMACKPVTFFAMDVACKYWPYLQRVTEKCPELQDLLNMRPFLSVFHAKAHDFKCEVKWSGAYQEGAGSTLGEEVEQCNAFLSRIAVTTKHMSKAGRIDMLTIMAMRWNQQKFDNLASTLARRYRKATIALQCQLHNLEAMKTEMDISDNQLERWIIDINEWAEATTSPNDADVAAVASRIEELVASVKRKSQRLYKDSDGCKGRARIRRKIREEKKILNSVVEKYNTLVPNAEKLTLDTILCDEIVWPWQLTHGDSVDLRTKRKAFDIVMAVRRLEEEKRILIAEMNKHWKSLCSRADTLKQMSSQLANVTSGETWGLLQDGIRGLKSLTLKNKQASNSLAKHAKTFYVQVLTETEINFDSHSEEYDTSSDSEQD; this is translated from the exons ATGTCTGATCCTGAGATGGACTGTCTCCTAAATGAGATGAGTGACCTTGTCGATCAGGCTGAACATCAAGCTCACCTCCAACAGCTCATTAGCATGCACCAGGAAGCAGAACCATCCACCAGTCAGCCTTCCACCCGTAATCCATCCACCAGCCAGCCATCAAACAGCAAGCAAGATGTTAGGTGGATTAAGAGGGACAGTGATGGAAACATTATTTACAGCAGGCCCAGATCATCCCGGAAACAAGCag GTCCCAGTCACAGCCAGAGTCGAAAGACTGGTGTCTCTCATATCAGGGCTCCGGAAACCAGTGCGGAAATGACCAGTGACTTTCTTTCCATTACTGCag AGTCCTTCCTTCAAGAGCTTAAAAGCTCATTGTTTGAGGACATGCATGAGGATGAAACGGCACTTCAAGCCTCAACAGACTGGTTGACCCGAAAGAGCCTCATATCAGGGTGGTGGGAGAAAGAGAGACCCCGACTGGTCAACACCATGGTGGCTCGACAACATGTGGCAAAACGGATCTGCCAACATTGTGGAAATGGTCCAGCCGTTATCCGTTGTTGTGACTGCCGACCACACCCATTCCTCTGTGGCCAGTGTGATGTCAGGGTCCACCGAGGTCACGTGTTCCACAACAGGGATTCGATGACCCATGCATTCTTTAATCCATTGCCTCCCACAACTTGTGTTGTGGAGAGGGTTCTAACCCAGTGTG agcgTCTTGTACCTTTGGAGATGCCAGAGACAATATGCGGTTGTCAACGAGTATCGTCCAGTGTCATCGCAGGACAGTCCATAGTTGTGGTTACAATGAATG GGCGATATGATCTCAGATTGCCTCAGATTAGATGCAAAGCATGTGAAGCCACTTGGAGTCCTGGAGTGGATGACCTGATCCGTAATGACTACTGGCCGGCCACTTCTCACTATTCAACTGTGTATGCAACAGATgtccttttttcttttgaagAGCTGAAGATGGCAGCACCAGGGATATCTAGCCAAGCATTTCTTAGAATGCTGGATCAACGCACTGTTCGCTTTGGCCGT AATGGAAACATCACAGCAGACAGCTTCCGGAAAAGCTTCTTGGAGTGGGAAGCTGTCCGATTCGAAGTGGACAAATTATGCCAGGAGGACCACTTTAACTGCCCAGCATGCAGCCCAGACATGCTTGCAGTATCCGTTGATGGAAACCGTAAGCACTACAGATTCAAGAGTGCAGCTAG ATCGGAGGAAAAAGCCATCTTTGATGGCGTGTTCATCGCGAATGATGATGACGTCGCAAGATTCGTGGACTATGTCCATACCTCAACCAGTCAT GTCTCTGGAAGAGGTGTCTGTGGAGGGCAATGGTCAGCGGCTCGTGAAACGTCTCAGAAGTCCTCAGGAAAAACAGATGAGGAGGGCCTGGAACTTGCTGTATGTCGTCATGGGGTTCTCCTTCGTGCCCTCAATATGTTCAGGGGCGAAATCTTTGCCTACCCCCTGTACCTCCAAAAGCAAATGGCCTGTAAGCCAGTTACATTTTTTGCAATGGATGTGGCATGCAAGTACTGGCCTTACCTCCAGAGAGTGACAGAGAAATGCCCTGAGCTTCAGGATCTCCTCAACATGAGgccatttctttctgtttttcatgCCAAAGCTCATGATTTCAAATGTGAG gtaaaatggAGTGGAGCATATCAGGAGGGGGCTGGTTCGACTCTTGGCGAAGAGGTGGAGCAGTGCAACGCCTTCCTCTCGAGGATTGCTGTTACGACAAAGCACATGTCAAAAGCGG gacGCATTGACATGCTGACAATCATGGCCATGCGCTGGAACCAACAAAAGTTTGACAACTTGGCTTCTACCCTTGCCCGACGATATCGGAAG GCCACAATAGCCCTGCAATGCCAGTTGCATAACCTGGAGGCCATGAAAACAGAAATGGACATCTCTGACAATCAACTGGAGAGGTGGATCATTGATATCAATGAGTGGGCAGAAG CAACAACATCCCCAAATGATGCTGATGTTGCCGCTGTTGCCAGCCGAATTGAGGAGCTGGTGGCAAGTGTTAAGAGGAAGTCCCAGCGTCTTTACAAGGATAGTGACGGATGCAAAGGACGTGCCCGAATCCGCCGAAAGAtcagggaggaaaaaaaaatcttaaattctgTAGTGGAAAAATATAACACCTTGGTTCCTAATGCAGAAAAACTGACATTGGACACCATTCTATGTGACGAGATTGTTTGGCCATGGCAGCTTACCCACGGTG ACTCTGTAGATCTAAGGACAAAGAGGAAGGCGTTCGACATTGTGATGGCAGTAAGGAGACTTGAGGAGGAGAAGAGGATTCTTATTGCAGAGATGAACAAGCATTGGAAGTCTCTTTGCTCCCGTGCAGACACCCTGAAGCAGATGTCATCCCAGCTTGCTAATGTGACATCAg GTGAAACGTGGGGCCTGCTTCAAGATGGCATCCGAGGTCTAAAGAGCTTGACATTGAAGAACAAGCAAGCAAGCAACAGCCTGGCAAAGCATGCAAAGACATTTTATGTTCAAGTTCTGACTGAAACAGAAATTAACTTTGATAGTCATTCTGAGGAATACGATACCAGTAGTGACTCTGAGCAAGATTAA